The following are encoded in a window of Brettanomyces bruxellensis chromosome 9, complete sequence genomic DNA:
- a CDS encoding uncharacterized protein (BUSCO:EOG09263KEE) yields MSGTFPNTLTPQQLDEYQQQLRQLQLQQQQSQQRTNEQLQQAQNTQNIQVPQNVQVQQQAQQAQQTQQAQQVHYQTYYQQHVPAGYAGAGQISNVVSGPLAGPNIPPVVDPSKNSGNVITQNQQIPAAQQHPAAPVAQEQPYYVNAKQYHRILKRRIARAKLEESLKIQKRRKPYLHESRHKHAMRRPRGQGGRFLTAAEIAELERKKQIKALETKKGSSEKEASVKHDHSQKAGSEDSSSPSRIDEHASPVK; encoded by the coding sequence ATGTCCGGCACATTTCCAAACACATTAACTCCCCAGCAGCTTGATGAATATCAACAACAGCTACGACAGCTTCAATTACAACAGCAACAGTCGCAGCAGCGGACAAACGAGCAGCTTCAACAAGCACAAAATACACAAAATATACAAGTGCCACAAAATGTGCAGGTACAGCAACAAGCCCAACAAGCCCAGCAGACACAACAGGCACAACAGGTACATTACCAAACATATTACCAACAACATGTTCCCGCCGGTTATGCTGGTGCTGGTCAGATTAGCAATGTTGTTTCAGGTCCTTTAGCCGGTCCCAATATTCCGCCAGTTGTTGATCCTAGTAAAAATTCTGGAAACGTTATTACGCAGAATCAGCAGATACCGGCGGCTCAGCAACATCCTGCAGCACCTGTGGCACAAGAGCAACCTTATTATGTCAATGCAAAGCAGTACCATCGAATActtaaaagaagaatagcACGTgcaaaattggaagagagTCTCAAAATacagaagagaagaaagccATATCTTCATGAGTCCCGACATAAACACGCTATGAGAAGGCCTCGTGGACAAGGGGGAAGGTTTCTTACTGCTGCTGAAATTGCAGAACTTGAAAGGAAGAAACAGATTAAAGCTTTGGAAACCAAGAAGGGCTCAAGCGAAAAAGAAGCTAGTGTCAAGCATGATCATTCCCAGAAAGCAGGTTCCGAAGATAGCTCGTCACCCTCCAGAATAGATGAGCATGCATCTCCTGTCAAATAA
- a CDS encoding uncharacterized protein (BUSCO:EOG09260OQ8), giving the protein MSDTNTVVQLLAKSLQPSTAKESENGLRSLDAHQGFPLTLLNIVSSDKMDMGIRLAGALYFKNLVKRKWIDEDGHYHLHDEDVAAIKREIVNLLIHLPDHLQVQIGESISIIAESEFPQMWPELLDELVQKLGPNDMVTDKGILKIAHSIFKRWRPLFRSDELFLEIKFVLEKFAKPFLDLLLCVNQLIDQAESGPKENLSLLLENMLLLIKIYYDLNCQDIPEFFEDHLKDGMTVVHKYLKYHNTLLEDPSEDEEVDLTTQVKISICELIQLYTTRYEEEFHSFIPDFIQTVWDLLKNITMQPKYDILASRALQFLTAIAAAPTYAPTLNNEEALKQITEKIILPNITLRESDEEMFEDDPIEYIRRDLEGSDSDTRRRAATEFLRALKETNEKVVTEVILSYVNSYLSNFQADHSNWKSKDIAIYLFSAIAAKGSLTNAGVTVTNLLVDVIAFFTSYVAPDLVSSDAYPILKVDAIKYIFTFRKQLTKRQLSEAFPLLSAHFQDNNYVVYTYAAVTIEKILSLRDPTEHQKLLFDQNDINPSVVKELLTNLFGLMLKNGSTPEKLSENEFLMKCVMRVLLTTRTSLQDPNDVLQQLLKIVQIISKNPSNPKFSHYTFESICVILTDYSSSIEQYLTIIKPTLFGLLNQEVQEFVPYVFQILAYCLEVFPKGKPIPEEYHQIIKPLCSPAVWEYKGNIPAISRLISAIVSSSPSSFSNAEQLKPILGVFQKLISSKVNDNLGFHILETILTSINLQYTQNYLKEICVIIMTRLQSYKTEKFVKQFIIFLCWISCLPVSDSQVIDVNGLNSQFTIKFVDNVQNGLFGQIADHFIIPRINTFNNLVDKKILMVGLTNVVVENFESVGKERSLRTIAEVFKLLVSDSIKNYKNMDESLEILQNLDNDEMTFGSSYNELNIIRSNTVDPISNIKNRDMITQYVKAKLGAMNGFQNLISALSSIGDPELNEALKKLSYIH; this is encoded by the coding sequence ATGTCTGACACCAATACAGTGGTACAACTTCTTGCGAAGTCCCTTCAACCGTCAACAGCTAAGGAATCTGAAAATGGACTTAGAAGTCTCGATGCTCATCAAGGCTTCCCATTGACGTTGCTTAATATTGTTTCTTCTGATAAGATGGACATGGGTATTCGTCTTGCCGGCGCTTTGTACTTTAAAAATTTGGTCAAGAGGAAATGgattgatgaagatggtcattatcatcttcacGATGAGGATGTGGCTGCAATTAAACGAGAGATAGTAAACTTATTGATTCATTTGCCTGATCATCTTCAGGTGCAGATAGGTGAGTCTATTTCCATCATTGCGGAGTCAGAATTTCCACAAATGTGGCCTGAATTATTAGATGAACTTGTACAGAAGTTGGGTCCGAACGATATGGTCACTGATAAGggtattttgaaaattgcCCATTCCATTTTCAAACGTTGGAGACCATTGTTCAGGTCTGATGAATTGTTCCTTGAGATCAAGTTTGTATTGGAGAAATTTGCCAAGCCATTCTTGGATTTGCTTCTTTGCGTCAACCAGCTTATTGACCAAGCAGAATCTGGACCAAAGGAAAACTTATCATTGCTTTTGGAGAACATGTTACTCCTAATTAAGATATATTATGATTTAAACTGCCAGGATATCCCTGAATTTTTTGAGGATCACCTAAAGGATGGGATGACCGTTGTtcataaatatttaaagtATCACAACACACTTCTGGAGGATCCATcggaagatgaagaagtgGATCTCACTACCCAAGTTAAAATAAGTATATGCGAACTTATTCAGTTGTATACTACTAGATATGAAGAAGAGtttcattcattcattccCGACTTTATTCAGACTGTCTGGGATTTATTGAAGAATATTACCATGCAGCCAAAGTATGATATATTGGCATCAAGGGCCCTTCAATTTTTAACTGCCATTGCTGCAGCCCCAACTTATGCTCCTACACTTAATAACGAAGAGGCTCTGAAGCAGATTACAGAGAAAATTATCCTTCCAAACATCACACTTAGAGAGTCGGACGAGGAAATGTTTGAGGATGATCCGATTGAATATATTAGGAGGGATCTTGAAGGATCAGATTCAGATACGAGAAGGCGTGCTGCCACCGAGTTTTTGAGAGCATTGAAGGAGACAAACGAGAAGGTTGTTACCGAAGTTATACTAAGCTACGTGAATAGTTATCTGAGTAATTTTCAGGCTGATCACTCTAATTGGAAATCAAAGGATATTGCAATATACTTATTCAGCGCGATTGCTGCAAAAGGATCGTTGACTAATGCTGGTGTCACGGTAACAAATCTTTTGGTAGATGTCattgcatttttcaccAGCTATGTTGCACCAGACCTTGTTTCAAGCGATGCTTACCCTATATTAAAGGTGGATGCTAtcaaatacatattcaCTTTTAGGAAGCAATTGACAAAGCGGCAATTAAGTGAAGCTTTTCCATTACTTTCTGCCCACTTTCAGGATAACAATTATGTTGTTTACACATACGCTGCGGTTacaattgaaaaaattCTCTCTTTGAGAGACCCAACTGAACATCAAAAACTTTTATTTGATCAGAATGACATTAACCCATCTGTTGTCAAGGAGCTGCTTACAAACTTGTTTGGATTGATGCTTAAAAATGGTTCTACGCCCGAGAAATTGtctgaaaatgaatttttgatgaaatgCGTCATGAGAGTTCTATTGACAACTAGAACATCCCTACAGGATCCAAATGATGTCTTGCAACAACTTCTAAAAATCGTGCAAATTATCAGCAAGAATCCTTCAAATCCAAAGTTTTCTCATTATACATTTGAATCGATATGTGTTATACTTACGGATTACTCATCTTCCATCGAACAGTATTTAACAATCATCAAACCAACACTCTTTGGTCTACTTAATCAGGAGGTTCAGGAGTTTGTTCCATATGTGTTCCAGATACTAGCTTACTGTTTAGAGGTGTTCCCAAAGGGAAAACCAATACCAGAGGAATACCATCAGATTATAAAGCCATTATGCTCACCTGCTGTTTGGGAATATAAAGGTAACATTCCAGCCATTTCTAGATTGATTTCCGCTATTGTTAGCTCATCACCCTCATCATTTTCCAATGCCGAGCAACTGAAGCCGATCTTAGGAGTATTTCAAAAACTCATTTCATCGAAGGTTAACGACAATTTGGGATTCcatattttggaaacaatTTTAACCTCTATAAATCTTCAGTATACTCAGAATTATCTGAAGGAGATATGTGTTATTATCATGACCCGCCTTCAAAGCTATAAAACAGAAAAGTTTGTCAAACAGtttatcattttcttaTGCTGGATCTCATGCCTTCCAGTGTCTGATTCTCAGGTCATTGACGTAAATGGTCTTAATTCACAATTTACCATTAAATTTGTGGACAATGTTCAAAATGGATTGTTCGGACAGATAGCCGACCACTTCATCATTCCTCGCATCAATACATTTAATAACTTGGTGGATAAAAAGATTTTAATGGTCGGCCTCACAaatgttgttgttgaaaatttcGAGTCTGTTGGCAAGGAACGGTCATTAAGAACGATTGCTGAGGTGTTCAAATTACTTGTTTCAGATTCGATTAAAAATTATAAGAATATGGATGAAAGTCTGGAAATATTGCAGAATTTAGATAATGATGAGATGACTTTTGGCTCCAGCTACAATGAGCTCAATATAATCAGATCGAATACTGTTGATCCAATAAGTAACATAAAGAACCGTGATATGATTACTCAGTATGTTAAAGCTAAATTGGGTGCGATGAACGgctttcaaaatttaatttcGGCATTGAGCAGTATTGGAGATCCAGAGTTGAATGAGGCATTGAAGAAGTTATCATACATTCATTAA
- the MYO1 gene encoding class II myosin (BUSCO:EOG092608L0), which translates to MAGFLRKRNRNRNKTVPPPKKGSGKIKRAQYEHSRKKEVGVSDLTLLSTISDESINENLHKRFENGIIYTYIGQVLISVNPFRDLGIYTQEVIDSYKNTNRLEVPPHVYAIAESMYHNMVAYSESQCVIISGESGAGKTEAAKRIMQYIANISGSMTTSAEIKHINDMVLATNPLLESFGCAKTLRNDNSSRHGKYLEINFNKAFEPVSANITNYLLEKQRVVGQIQNERNFHIFYQFTKGASDKYRQTYGVQQPEQYLYTSASGCTSVDSIDDLANFNDTLKAMDVIGITDEERDQIFRILAGILWIGNITFTEDEEGNAAIADTSVTDFVAYLLQVDAQTLCKSVVERTIQTFHGMRRGSIYHSPLNPVQATASRDALAKGLYTNLFDWIVDRVNLSFSNMNSATFKSIGILDIYGFEIFEHNSFEQLCINYVNEKLQQIFIQLTLKSEQDEYVREKIAWTPIKYFNNKVVCDLIEAKRPPGIFAALDDACATAHADSVAADQSFSQRLGMLDSNPHFSSRGSKFIIRHYAGDVTYDIKHITDKNKDQLLNDLLEMIQTSQDPFVHTLFPNKVDENNKKRPPTASQKIKKSANDLMTTLSRATPSYIRTIKPNDHRSATEYDVSHVLHQIKYLGLKENVRIRRAGFAYRQTFEKFVERFYLLSSQTSYAGEYIYQGDAKTATEIILKDAGFPGTEWQLGVTKVFIKKPETLFALEDKRENYWASKAKIIQRACRRYLRRRERAARIVQRLWRARITGEADKYIALRDYGSKMLGGRKQRRRLSILGSRSYLGDYLGCNDQTGGFGKFLMDAIGASYKISFSARGQQLHSKFGRSAERLPKIFLITSSGDFIIVGQQIIEGQAKYSIEEKISANQIPKISMSSFADDWLAVNLRSSTKPDLFINTMFKTELVTRLKKANSALQIEIGPTVSYARKPGKMRTIKFRSSSEAPAEGDIYKSSTVTVRQGLPGSMQSKPKPKGRSIISNAVAKYKLTLAATGAGSVFQRQAHTQSVRQGIQQPVRRPAQQQTRPAQQPAIQQSVNRHESQRQPVQPSQPQIKSRPVVNKRSAPPPPPPLQQQKPKWPTYKAAYDFPGSGSPSELPVMKDTVIYVLQDAGNGWSLGKTLDESKEGWVPTAYIVKCEPPKSKSRPAPPPPPSLSTKNRSQKSLQQDAQLSNGTKPASNGNDLASGLAAALKEKKESESTMANDLAAAIRRKARRESDDEEEEEDDDW; encoded by the coding sequence ATGGCCGGCTTTcttagaaaaagaaatagaaaCCGGAATAAAACGGTTCCGCCTCCTAAAAAAGGAAGCGGGAAGATAAAAAGGGCCCAGTATGAGCActcaagaaagaaagaagtcgGTGTTTCGGATCTCACTCTTCTTTCAACGATCTCAGATGAATCTATAAATGAAAATCTACATAAGAGATTTGAAAATGGTATCATTTATACATATATTGGTCAGGTTTTAATTTCCGTGAACCCCTTCAGAGATTTGGGAATTTACACTCAAGAAGTTATCGATTCATATAAGAATACCAATAGATTAGAAGTTCCTCCTCATGTGTACGCAATTGCTGAGTCAATGTATCATAATATGGTTGCATACAGCGAAAGCCAATGCGTTATTATTTCAGGTGAATCTGGTGCCGGAAAAACGGAAGCTGCTAAACGTATCATGCAGTACATTGCAAACATTTCTGGTTCGATGACTACATCCGCTGAAATTAAGCACATCAATGATATGGTCTTGGCAACAAATCCGCTATTGGAATCATTTGGATGTGCAAAGACTCTTCGGAATGATAACTCTTCGCGACACGGAAAATACCTTGAAATTAACTTTAACAAGGCATTCGAGCCTGTTTCAGCCAACATTACGAACTATTTGTTGGAGAAACAAAGGGTTGTTGGCCAGATTCAGAATGAGAGAAACTTCCATATCTTTTATCAATTCACTAAAGGTGCCAGTGATAAATATAGACAAACGTATGGTGTTCAACAACCAGAGCAATATTTATACACATCTGCATCCGGATGTACTAGTGTGGATTCGATTGATGATTTGGCCAATTTCAACGATACGTTGAAGGCCATGGATGTTATTGGTATTACCGACGAGGAAAGAGACCAAATTTTCAGAATTTTAGCAGGCATTCTTTGGATAGGAAATATCACGTTCACAGAAGACGAGGAAGGTAATGCTGCTATTGCTGACACTTCAGTCACAGACTTTGTGGCATACCTTCTTCAGGTCGATGCTCAAACCCTTTGCAAATCTGTTGTTGAGCGTACAATTCAAACATTTCACGGAATGAGACGTGGCTCCATTTACCATTCTCCATTAAATCCAGTTCAGGCAACGGCATCACGTGATGCTCTTGCCAAGGGTCTATACACAAATCTCTTTGATTGGATTGTTGACAGAGTGAATCTCTCCTTTTCGAATATGAACTCGGCCACTTTTAAATCCATCGGAATTTTGGATATTTATGGCTTTGAGATTTTTGAGCATAACTCTTTTGAACAGCTGTGTATTAACTATGTGAACGAAAAGTTGCAGCAGATTTTTATTCAGCTTACATTGAAAAGTGAACAGGATGAATATGTTCGTGAAAAGATTGCATGGACACCCATTAAATACTTCAACAACAAAGTGGTGTGTGATTTGATCGAGGCAAAACGTCCCCCAGGTATCTTTGCTGCGTTGGATGATGCCTGTGCTACTGCTCATGCCGATTCGGTGGCAGCAGATCAGTCGTTTTCTCAGAGATTGGGAATGCTTGACAGTAATCCGCATTTCAGCTCTCGTGGCTCTAAGTTTATCATTAGACATTATGCTGGTGATGTCACATATGACATTAAGCACATCACCGATAAGAATAAGGATCAGCTTTTGAATGATTTGTTGGAAATGATTCAGACCTCACAGGATCCGTTTGTCCACACTTTGTTCCCAAACAAGGTTGACGAGaacaacaagaagagaCCACCAACAGCCTCACaaaagatcaagaaaagtGCCAATGATTTGATGACAACTTTATCACGTGCTACCCCATCATATATACGTACAATCAAACCGAATGATCATAGATCTGCCACGGAATACGACGTTTCACATGTCCTCCACCAGATCAAGTATTTGGGtttgaaggaaaatgtCCGTATCCGTCGTGCAGGTTTTGCATACCGGCAGACGTTTGAAAAATTCGTCGAGCGTTTTTACTTGCTTTCTTCCCAGACTTCATATGCTGGTGAATATATCTATCAGGGAGATGCAAAAACGGCCACCGAGATTATTCTTAAAGATGCGGGTTTTCCAGGTACTGAATGGCAGCTTGGTGTCACGAAAgtatttattaaaaaacCGGAGACTTTGTTTGCTTTAGAGGACAAGAGGGAGAACTACTGGGCCAGCAAGGCAAAAATTATTCAAAGAGCCTGCAGGCGCTATTTGAGGCGTCGTGAGAGGGCTGCACGTATTGTGCAAAGATTATGGAGAGCTCGGATTACTGGAGAAGCGGACAAATATATTGCTCTAAGAGATTATGGTTCGAAGATGCTTGGTGGCCGGAAACAGAGGCGGAGACTTAGTATCCTCGGTTCAAGATCATATTTAGGAGATTACTTGGGTTGCAACGACCAAACAGGCGGCTTTGGAAAGTTTCTTATGGATGCCATTGGAGCTTCCTACAAAATTTCCTTCTCGGCTAGAGGCCAACAGCTTCACTCGAAGTTTGGCAGGTCTGCCGAACGGTTGcctaaaatatttttgatcaCATCATCCGGGGATTTTATCATCGTTGGGCAGCAGATTATCGAAGGGCAGGCGAAATATTCGATAGAGGAGAAGATTTCGGCCAAccaaattccaaaaatttcgATGTCCAGTTTTGCAGATGATTGGCTCGCGGTTAACTTGCGGTCAAGCACGAAACCCGATTTATTCATCAACACGATGTTCAAGACAGAGCTGGTTACCCGATTGAAGAAGGCAAACTCAGCATTGCAAATCGAGATCGGGCCTACTGTTTCATATGCCAGGAAGCCAGGGAAGATGCGGACTATCAAGTTCCGGAGCTCTTCAGAGGCCCCTGCTGAAGGTGACATTTACAAATCGTCGACGGTGACGGTTAGGCAAGGGCTCCCTGGATCAATGCAGTCGAAACCTAAACCAAAAGGTAGAAGTATCATTTCAAATGCAGTTGCAAAGTACAAATTGACGCTTGCAGCAACTGGTGCAGGCTCAGTATTTCAGCGACAAGCACATACACAATCGGTAAGACAAGGCATACAGCAACCTGTTAGAAGACCGGCTCAGCAACAGACGAGGCCAGCTCAGCAACCAGCTATTCAGCAGTCGGTGAATCGGCACGAGAGCCAGAGACAGCCTGTACAGCCAAGCCAGCCACAAATTAAGAGTAGACCCGTTGTTAACAAGCGTTCGGCTCCTCCACCACCTCCTCCACTTCAACAGCAGAAACCAAAGTGGCCAACATACAAGGCGGCTTATGACTTTCCAGGCAGTGGTTCACCATCAGAGCTTCCTGTTATGAAAGACACAGTTATATACGTTCTCCAGGATGCGGGTAATGGGTGGTCACTTGGAAAGACGCTTGATGAATCGAAAGAGGGATGGGTTCCAACTGCGTATATTGTGAAATGTGAACCACCAAAGTCTAAGTCGAGACCGGCACCGCCACCACCTCCTTCGCTTTCCACTAAAAACAGATCCCAGAAGTCTTTACAACAGGATGCCCAATTAAGCAATGGAACTAAGCCAGCCAGCAATGGGAATGATCTGGCCTCCGGGTTGGCAGCAGCcttgaaggagaagaaggagagcGAATCTACCATGGCTAATGATCTTGCTGCGGCTATTAGAAGAAAAGCTCGCAGGGAAAGTGATgacgaagaagaagaggaagatgacGATTGGTGA
- a CDS encoding uncharacterized protein (SECRETED:SignalP(1-18)~BUSCO:EOG09264UJF), protein MPFGLLTEILFCLTSASAFSVKQFMKDGQTQILNEPIPGESPLELCDSLQPQILTLDSLKMDPVPPVRGENLTIIASGTLSAPVEEGAYVDVDVDYGLIKLIHATYDLCEELPNMDMKCPIKKGHYELNKKVEIPSQVPPGQYKVVARAYTKDDELITCLTGEVVFPPYGWSMLESLKNSVSLLMY, encoded by the coding sequence ATGCCTTTTGGTCTACTCACAGAGATCCTTTTCTGTTTGACATCTGCTTCGGCCTTTTCGGTGAAGCAATTTATGAAGGATGGACAAACGCAAATTTTGAATGAACCAATTCCTGGAGAATCACCATTGGAGCTATGTGATTCACTGCAGCCTCAAATTCTTACTTTGGACTCTCTTAAGATGGACCCAGTTCCACCAGTGAGAGGTGAAAATTTGACTATTATTGCATCCGGAACTCTTAGCGCTCCTGTGGAGGAAGGTGCTTATGTTGATGTTGACGTTGATTACGGTTTGATCAAGCTTATTCATGCTACCTATGATCTCTGTGAAGAATTGCCAAACATGGACATGAAGTGTCCAATTAAGAAGGGTCATTACGaactaaataaaaaggtTGAAATCCCAAGTCAGGTTCCTCCAGGTCAGTATAAAGTTGTTGCTAGAGCATACACAAAGGATGATGAACTTATTACATGTCTCACAGGGGAAGTGGTTTTCCCTCCTTATGGCTGGTCCATGTTGGAATCACTAAAAAATAGCGTTTCACTCCTAATGTATTAG